A single window of Dermacentor albipictus isolate Rhodes 1998 colony chromosome 1, USDA_Dalb.pri_finalv2, whole genome shotgun sequence DNA harbors:
- the LOC135913028 gene encoding uncharacterized protein: MFQEEGYVRNVMYNDVSAESTCGLLRSICLPSMKGGYYIVHAAISKASGSILARHCLCPAGLSGTCQHFVGLILHAIQLAQKDAATCTEVPCAWIVPAQARKHEPPLPLQDITFHTRKHEGAKRRRFDPLPGLSPSDPSLLAADLEKVAANCLLLRYMSKENSGESLDEHSPSEVAPEASDTPLVPDIEDIHSETCQRLIQERFDAIQALSVDSRAVVLESTIGQAANPTWHMERIGRLTASIFKRIVRCRKPDSIVKEILYPRSYKTEAMHYGNVHEPDAVQAYEQLMACMDKTITVGYTGLHVHAEHPFIAASPDRLVFEGSDMGLLEVKCPFSFKGKSIEEAAASPKFCCRATGNEITLKREHEYYYQLQGQMAVTGLSWCDFVVWTNAASIASSLHVERIFFDEAMWSQEILPALLNFYRNAVLAEELTQRIRRGLPLYSSARYVGTAKRNLKTCRKQEPPTAKICTPQRE, from the exons atgttccaagaagaaggatacgTGCGCAACGTCATGTACAACGACGTGTCAGCAGAATCCACGTGCGGACTTTTGCGTAGTATCTGCCTACCGTCAATGAAAGGCGGCTATTACATCGTGCACGCCGCGATTTCCAAGGCGTCGGGCTCCATCCTGGCTCGTCATTGCCTCTGCCCCGCAGG cctgagCGGCACATGCCAACATTTTGTTGGGTTAATCCTTCATGCCATTCAGTTGGCGCAAAAGGATGCGGCAACGTGCACGGAAGTTCCATGTGCTTGGATTGTTCCTGCCCAAG ccagaaagcatgagccacctctgcctctgcaagacatcacttttcacacaaggaaacatgaaggtgcgaaaaggcggcggtttgatccactgccagggctctcaccgagtgacccatctctgcttgctgccgatctcgaaaaggtggcagcaaactgcctgcttctccgttatatgagcaaagaaaactcaggagaatcactt gatgaacacagtcccagtgaagtggcaccagaagcttcagacactccactggtcccagacattgaagacatccacagtgagacctgtcaaagactcatacaagagaggtttgatg CTATACAGGCCCTCTCGGTGGACAGCAGAGCAGTTGTTCTCGAGTCGACGATTGGACAGGCCGCAAATCCAACCTGGCACATGGAGCGGATTGGTCGGCTAACTGCCTCAATATTTAAAAGAATTGTGCGGTGCCGGAAACCTGACAGTATTGTTAAAGAGATACTTTACCCGCGGAGCTATAAAACTGAAGCCATGCACTATGGAAATGTGCACGAGCCAGATGCCGTTCAGGCATATGAACAGCTAATGGCCTGCATGGATAAGACCATAACTGTGGGATATACAGGCCTGCACGTGCATGCTGAGCATCCGTTTATTGCTGCATCCCCAGATAGACTGGTATTTGAGGGCAGTGACATGGGGCTGCTAGAAGTTAAATGCCCGTTTTCTTTCAAAGGAAAAAGTATCGAAGAAGCTGCAGCTTCTCCAAAGTTTTGTTGTAGGGCAACAGGTAATGAAATTACATTGAAAAGGGAGCACGAATACTATTACCAGTTGCAGGGCCAAATGGCAGTGACAGGACTTAGCTGGTGCGACTTCGTTGTGTGGACTAATGCAGCATCCATTGCATCCTCCTTACACGTCGAAAGGATTTTCTTTGATGAGGCCATGTGGTCTCAGGAAATATTGCCAGCACTACTGAATTTCTATAGGAATGCTGTGCTAGCTGAGGAGCTGACCCAGCGAATTAGAAGAGGGCTTCCCCTGTATAGTTCTGCCAGGTATGTTGGCACTGCCAAAAGGAATCTGAAAACCTGCAGAAAGCAGGAGCCCCCTACTGCAAAAATATGTACACCACAAAGAGAATGA
- the LOC135905305 gene encoding uncharacterized protein, which yields MPMSCVAYGCSSRDSPSRTVRFFRFPSVKRDRQRREAWIRAVKRQDAQGRPWQPSAASRLCGKHFVTGAPSLSPRHPDFIPTLFVYTDQFRKKDAVDRHVRTAARSKRKTGAPPTAGTEVSGQGGTCKGRSDGEPDMSCVQGADSSFDEEGAADALLLLATSPMLTAPQEVLEPTPLSREENTDHLLTENVALQRKVRDLELQCRKLKRCMFSVDTIHKSSFKFYTGLQSKEQFEALFKHIEKNAERMVYWDGGKTQAKERQLSKREELFMVLYRLRTGVCAKEVARIFGISQSCLSRIFCTWVIFLDKELSALTRFPTLAEIKRHMPMAFSDFSNTRVILDCTEVRIQRPSKLQAQRHTFSSYKHYNTFKALVGVTPDGYVSFVPDLWGGHVSDSEVVEKSGLLGLLDAGDGVMVDKGFRLEGVFPPSIQIHMPPFKMGNQLSASDVIATRKIAGARIHVERVIRRIKEFHFLDKPLPINMLDIIDSIFRTCAFLCNFLQPIISINNENK from the exons atgccaatgtcgtgtgtcgcgtacggctgcagttcacgtgacagtcccagcaggacagtgcggtttttccgatttccgtcggtaaaacgagatcgacagcgccgtgaagcctggattagggctgtgaagcggcaagatgcgcaagggcgtccatggcagccgtcagcagcatctcgactctgcgggaagcactttgtgacag GGGCACCTTCACTGTCACCCAGACATCCGGACTTCATACCGACGCTGTTCGTTTATACAGACCAGTTCAGAAAGAAGGACGCGGTCGACCGCCATGTtcgtaccgcggcgcgttccaagaGGAAAACAGGCGCTCCACCAACAGCAG GTACAGAGGTTTCAGGTCAAGGAGGAACTTGTAAAGGTCGCAGTGATGGGGAACCAGACATGTCCTGTGTTCAGG GTGCAGACTCTTCATTCGACGAGGAAGGAGCAGCTGATGCACTCTTGCTGCTTGCAACATCCCCAATGCTCACTGCGCCACAGGAGGTCCTAGAGCCAACGCCCTTAAGCAGagaggagaacactgaccacctattaactgaaaatgtggcattacaacggaaagtcagggatctagaactgcaatgcagaaagctaaaacgctgcatgttttctgtggatactattcacaaatcgtcttttaagttttatacaggactgcaaagtaaggaacagtttgaagcactctttaagcacattgaaaaaaatgcagaacgcATGGTTTATTGGGATGGAGGAAAAACACAAGCGAAGGAAAGACAGCTCTCCAAGCGCGAAGAACTTTTCATGGTGCTGTATAGGCTCAGGACTGGTGTTTGTGCCAAGGAAGTGGCTCGAATCTTTGGAATTTCTCAGTCATGCCTTAGTCGCATCTTTTGTACATGGGTAATTTTTCTCGATAAAGAACTCTCAGcattgacaaggtttcccacattagcagagatcaaaaggcacatgccaatggcattcagtgacttctcaaacactagagtcatccttgattgcacagaggtgagaatccaaagaccttcaaaactacaggcacagaggcatactttctcctcgtacaagcattataacacgttcaaagcacttgttggggtaacaccagatggctacgtttcatttgtgccagatttgtggggtgggcatgttagtgatagcgaagttgtCGAAAAATCGGGCCTACTGGGTTTATTAGATGCGGGGGACGGTGTGATGGTCGACAAAGGCTTTAGGTTGGAGGGCGTTTTTCCACCATCTATTCAAATCCACATGCCACCATTTAAAATGGGGAACCAATTGTCAGCTAGTGACGTGATTGCCACCCGAAAAATAGCTGGCGCTAGGATCCATGTTGAGCGAGTCATAAGACGTatcaaagaatttcattttttagacaaaccactgccaatcaacatgctcgacattattgacagcatttttaggacttgcgcctttttgtgcaattttctacAGCCAATCATTTCAATCAATAATGAGAACAAGTAG